In Solanum stenotomum isolate F172 chromosome 6, ASM1918654v1, whole genome shotgun sequence, one DNA window encodes the following:
- the LOC125866736 gene encoding protein PECTIC ARABINOGALACTAN SYNTHESIS-RELATED: MAELRHSSSIGNRVTASPRKRDDVTASSSPLVPDSAPNVDDDDDDYRGRYPRDRFRSFCSSHLQPLFPFFFPDESRSHPHKFKISLFLLVVLILSLVVLISSVVHRLNAPYLCKKDGITLQCPPVKEPSSLWENPYSSTTSWKPCAERREGLKSDIPPENATNGYIFIHAEGGLNQQRIAICNAVAVAKIMNATLILPVLKQDQIWKDQTKLEDIFDVDHFINYLKDDVRIVRDIPEWFTDKAELFSSIRRTVKNIPKYASAEFYIDNVLPRVKEKKIMSLKPFVDRLGYDNVPPEINKLRCRVNYHALKFLPEIEQMADQLVSRMRNRTGSSNPFMALHLRFEKGMVGLSFCDFVGTRSEKDLMAAYRKKEWPRRFKDGSHLWALALQKRKEGRCPLEPGEVAVLLRAMGYPKETQIYVASGQVYGGQNRMAPLRNMFPNLVTKEELATKPELDGFRKHVTSLAALDFLVCLKSDVFVMTHGGNFAKLIIGHRRYMGHRLKSIKPDKGLMSKSLGDPYMGWASFVEDVVITHQTRTGLPEETFPNYDLWENPLTNCMCKA, translated from the exons ATGGCGGAGCTACGCCACTCAAGCTCGATCGGAAACCGAGTTACAGCGTCACCTAGGAAGCGAGACGACGTCACCGCTTCCTCATCTCCTTTGGTTCCTGACAGTGCTCCTAACGTTGATGATGACGATGATGATTATCGTGGTCGGTATCCTCGAGATCGGTTTCGTTCATTCTGCTCTTCGCATCTTCAACCTCTTTTCCCTTTCTTCTTCCCTGATGAATCGAGGTCTCACCCTCACAAGTTCAAGATCTCGCTATTTCTGCTTGTTGTTCTCATACTTTCACTAGTCGTCCTGATTTCCTCCGTCGTACATCGTTTG AATGCTCCATATTTGTGCAAAAAGGATGGTATAACTCTTCAGTGTCCACCG GTGAAAGAACCTTCTTCCTTGTGGGAGAATCCTTATTCATCAACAACCTCATGGAAGCCTTGTGCAGAGCGACGTGAGGGACTGAAATCAG ATATTCCGCCCGAGAACGCCACAAACGGTTATATATTCATACATGCTGAGGGTGGCTTAAACCAGCAAAGGATCGCT ATATGCAATGCTGTTGCAGTGGCCAAAATTATGAATGCTACCCTTATTTTGCCAGTATTAAAGCAAGACCAGATATGGAAAGACCAAAC GAAATTGGAGGACATATTTGACGTAGATCATTTTATTAACTACCTGAAGGATGATGTGCGAATTGTTCGCGATATCCCAGAGTGGTTTACTGACAAAGCTGAGCTGTTCTCAAGCATAAG GCGTACAGTCAAGAACATTCCCAAGTACGCTTCAGCAGAGTTCTACATAGATAATGTTTTGCCACGGGTCAAGGAAAAGAAGATAATGTCACTAAAACCTTTTGTCGATCGACTTGG GTATGATAATGTTCCTCCAGAGATAAACAAGCTGAGGTGCAGGGTCAACTATCATGCTCTGAAGTTTCTTCCTGAGATTGAGCAGATGGCTGATCAACTTGTTTCAAGGATGAGAAACCGCACTGGTAGTTCAAATCCTTTCAT GGCTCTTCATTTGAGATTTGAGAAAGGAATGGTGGGTCTATCATTCTGTGATTTTGTTGGAACAAGGTCAGAGAAAGATCTCATGGCTGCATACAGAAAGAAAGAATGGCCTCGGCGGTTTAAG GATGGTTCCCATTTGTGGGCATTGGCGCTGCAAAAGCGTAAGGAAGGACGATGCCCTCTTGAGCCTGGTGAAGTAGCCGTGCTGCTTCGGGCCATGGGTTATCCTAAAGAAACTCAAATATATGTTGCTTCTGGACAGGTCTATGGTGGACAAAACCGCATGGCACCGCTGAGGAACATGTTCCCAAATCTG GTTACAAAAGAGGAACTAGCTACAAAACCAGAATTGGATGGCTTCAGAAAGCATGTGACAAGCTTGGCAGCCCTCGACTTCCTAGTCTGTTTGAAGTCTGATGTATTTGTGATGACACACGGAGGGAACTTCGCCAAACTGATAATAGGACATCGTAGGTACATGGGTCATCGTCTAAAATCCATTAAGCCGGACAAGGGTCTGATGTCCAAATCCCTAGGAGATCCATATATGGGGTGGGCTTCCTTTGTGGAAGACGTTGTCATAACCCATCAGACTAGAACTGGTTTACCTGAAGAAACGTTTCCAAATTATGATCTTTGGGAGAATCCTTTAACAAATTGCATGTGTAAAGCCTGA
- the LOC125866728 gene encoding uncharacterized protein LOC125866728 isoform X1 — protein sequence MILKTYIFIIFTTLFLHWETSETKSQGDIGRASLPPRGWNSYDSFCWTITEEEFLQNAELVAQRLKPHGYEYVVVDFLWYRKKTIGAYTDSYGFDVFDEWGRMVPDPGRWPSSQGGKGFSEVAGKVHSMGLKFGIHVMRGLSLQAFNANTLILDTTTGKAYEEAGRQWRAQDIGIKERTCAWMKNGFMSVNTKLGAGRAFLRSLYQQYADWGVDFVKLDCVFGDDLDLDEIIVVSEVLNKLSRPIIYSLSPGTNAKPIIAKEVSGLVNMYRVTGDDWDTWEDVSAHFNVARDFTAANLVGVKGLKGKSWPDLDMLPLGWLTEAELCSPLGQNKEENLARNIILHFGAGSNDGPHRYCRLNLDEQHTQVTLWSMVRSPLIFGGDMRKLDDATFSLLTNPTLLEINWFSSNNMEFHYVTGSLSSSGKHSFSNHTEDKEKINVLETRVLALRSCKDVKANGWSTKVLDNNVEKVCWEENSNKRKAPFCLNKREALSASEGEMVYQHQNLERLHLLVTERTELCFGASSNRKLTANEISRGSFSRCRSHANQMWENYNGTLMNSYSGLCAIMDFVRASSGGIRSWLATGRRGEIYLAFFNLNNQVTKMSAKISDIINAIHATSSKCSGTEVWSGTNLGAIKDSISMSVNAHGCALFVLNCT from the exons ATGATCTTGAAAACttatattttcatcattttcactaCTCTTTTCCTTCACTG GGAAACCTCAGAAACTAAATCTCAGGGCGATATTGGACGAGCCAGCTTGCCACCTAGGGGTTGGAACTCCTATGACTCATTTTGTTGGACCATCACCGAGGAAGAGTTTCTTCAGAATGCAGAACTTGTAGCACAACGATTAAAACCTCATGGTTATGAG TATGTTGTGGTGGACTTTCTTTGGTATAGGAAGAAAACAATAGGTGCTTATACTGATTCTTATGGTTTTGATGTCTTTGATGAGTGGGGAAGGATGGTTCCTGATCCTGGAAGATGGCCTTCCTCTCAAGGTGGAAAAGGGTTTTCTGAAGTTGCTGGGAAGGTTCATAGCATGGGACTGAAATTTGGGATTCATGTAATGAGAGGTTTAAGTCTACAAGCATTCAATGCTAACACCCTCATACTGGATACCACTACG GGCAAAGCTTATGAGGAGGCTGGTCGACAATGGCGTGCACAAGATATTGGAATTAAGGAGAGGACTTGTGCATGGATGAAAAAtggtttcatgagtgtgaaTACCAAGTTGGGAGCTGGAAGAGCATTCCTTAGGTCGCTCTATCAACAATATGCTGACTGGGGTGTTGATTTTG tgAAACTTGACTGTGTATTCGGTGATGACTTGGATTTAGATGAGATAATCGTTGTTTCAGAG GTATTGAATAAGCTTAGCCGACCTATCATATATTCCTTATCCCCTGGAACTAATGCAAAACCAATCATAGCGAAGGAAGTTAGTGGGTTGGTCAATATGTATCGAGTAACTGGGGATGACTGGGATACTTGGGAAGATGTCTCTGCTCACTTCAACGTTGCGAG GGACTTCACTGCTGCTAACTTAGTAGGAGTCAAGGGCCTGAAGGGGAAATCGTGGCCTGACTTAGATATGCTACCACTTGGATGGCTAACAGAAGCAG AATTATGTTCTCCTCTTGGGCAAAACAAGGAGGAAAATCTGGCACGAAATATTATACTCCATTTTGGTGCAGGTTCAAATGATGGTCCACACAGATATTGCAGGCTTAATCTGGATGAGCAACATACTCAG GTGACTCTATGGTCCATGGTCAGGTCCCCTCTTATCTTTGGTGGAGATATGagaaagcttgatgatgctaCATTCAGTCTTCTTACGAATCCTACTCTGTTGGAGATTAACTGGTTTAGCTCTAACAACATGGAG TTTCATTACGTGACAGGCTCCTTAAGTTCATCTGGAAAACATAGCTTCAGTAACCATACTGaggataaagaaaaaataaatgtgttGGAGACGAGAGTTTTGGCTTTAAGGAGCTGCAAAGATGTAAAGGCAAATGGCTGGTCTACTAAAGTTCTTGACAATAATGTAGAGAAAGTATGCTGGGAAGAGAACTCAAATAAACGCAAGGCACCTTTTTGTCTAAACAAGAGAGAAGCACTTTCAGCATC AGAAGGGGAGATGGTATATCAGCACCAAAATCTCGAGAGACTTCACTTATTGGTAACAGAGAGAACAGAACTTTGTTTTGGTGCATCTTCAAATAGAAAGCTTACAGCTAACGAGATCAGCAGAGGTTCATTTTCACGGTGCAGATCACATGCCAACCAG ATGTGGGAGAACTACAATGGAACCCTCATGAATAGTTATTCCGGTCTTTGTGCTATCATGGATTTTGtcagag CTTCTTCTGGTGGAATTAGGTCCTGGCTTGCAACTGGAAGGAGAG GAGAGATCTACTTGGCTTTCTTCAATTTGAACAACCAGGTGACAAAAATGTCAGCAAAGATATCAGACATAATCAACGCGATTCATGCTACAAGTTCAAAGTGCTCAGGCACAGAAGTGTGGAGTGGCACAAATCTTGGAGCCATAAAGGATTCAATATCTATGTCAGTAAACGCTCACGGATGTGCATTGTTTGTCTTGAACTGCACATAA
- the LOC125866754 gene encoding sufE-like protein 2, chloroplastic: MDSSSNLNFPFTISYTPTKLNPQFRPKKPIFFTFLNYPSSFLTISSTPTKPNPQSCSKNPIFFTSMQCSRNKRLGLSSASCLIMEEAPLEERLSVVDKVHSLSLEFRSLSEPIDRVKRLLHYASILPPLCESARVQENRVLGCTTQVWLEAKMDNRGSMKFSVDSDSEITKGFCSCLMWVFDGAEPEEILSVTAEDLGDMNVGLPKKGRSRVNTWHNVLFSMQNRTKDCVQERKRALSLEDLHSLVIRPHEHVAGHSANGSYLESEPKCSFEVK; the protein is encoded by the exons ATGGACTCTTCTTCTAATCTCAATTTCCCATTCACAATTTCATATACACCCACTAAGTTAAATCCTCAATTCCGTCCCAAAAAACCAATCTTTTTCACTTTTCTGAATTACCCATCTTCTTTCTTGACGATTTCATCGACACCCACCAAGCCAAATCCTCAATCTTGTAgtaaaaatccaatctttttcACTTCTATGCAATGTTCTAGAAATAAAAGACTTGGGCTGTCATCAGCTTCTTGCTTGATTATGGAAGAAGCGCCATTGGAGGAGAGGTTAAGTGTTGTTGACAAAGTTCATAGTTTATCTTTGGAATTTAGGTCCTTATCAGAACCAATTGATAGAGTGAAAAGATTATTACACTATGCAAGTATTCTCCCTCCATTATGTGAGTCAGCTAGGGTTCAGGAAAATCGAGTTTTGGGTTGTACAACACAGGTGTGGTTAGAGGCGAAGATGGATAATAGGGGTTCTATGAAGTTTAGTGTAGATAGTGATTCAGAAATTACTAAAGGGTTTTGCTCTTGCTTGATGTGGGTGTTTGATGGGGCAGAGCCAGAGGAAATTCTAAGTGTTACAGCAGAGGATTTGGGAGATATGAATGTGGGGTTGCCTAAAAAAGGTCGTTCAAGAGTTAATACTTGGCATAATGTGTTGTTCAGTATGCAGAATAGGACTAAAGATTGTGTTCAAGAGAGGAAGAGAGCTTTGTCTTTGGAAGATCTTCATTCTTTAGTCATTAGACCTCATGAACATGTTGCTGGGCATAGTGCCAATGGAAGTTACTTGGAATCTGAG CCTAAGTGCAGTTTCGAAGTCAAATGA
- the LOC125866728 gene encoding uncharacterized protein LOC125866728 isoform X2, with translation MILKTYIFIIFTTLFLHWETSETKSQGDIGRASLPPRGWNSYDSFCWTITEEEFLQNAELVAQRLKPHGYEYVVVDFLWYRKKTIGAYTDSYGFDVFDEWGRMVPDPGRWPSSQGGKGFSEVAGKVHSMGLKFGIHVMRGLSLQAFNANTLILDTTTGKAYEEAGRQWRAQDIGIKERTCAWMKNGFMSVNTKLGAGRAFLRSLYQQYADWGVDFVKLDCVFGDDLDLDEIIVVSEVLNKLSRPIIYSLSPGTNAKPIIAKEVSGLVNMYRVTGDDWDTWEDVSAHFNVARDFTAANLVGVKGLKGKSWPDLDMLPLGWLTEAGSNDGPHRYCRLNLDEQHTQVTLWSMVRSPLIFGGDMRKLDDATFSLLTNPTLLEINWFSSNNMEFHYVTGSLSSSGKHSFSNHTEDKEKINVLETRVLALRSCKDVKANGWSTKVLDNNVEKVCWEENSNKRKAPFCLNKREALSASEGEMVYQHQNLERLHLLVTERTELCFGASSNRKLTANEISRGSFSRCRSHANQMWENYNGTLMNSYSGLCAIMDFVRASSGGIRSWLATGRRGEIYLAFFNLNNQVTKMSAKISDIINAIHATSSKCSGTEVWSGTNLGAIKDSISMSVNAHGCALFVLNCT, from the exons ATGATCTTGAAAACttatattttcatcattttcactaCTCTTTTCCTTCACTG GGAAACCTCAGAAACTAAATCTCAGGGCGATATTGGACGAGCCAGCTTGCCACCTAGGGGTTGGAACTCCTATGACTCATTTTGTTGGACCATCACCGAGGAAGAGTTTCTTCAGAATGCAGAACTTGTAGCACAACGATTAAAACCTCATGGTTATGAG TATGTTGTGGTGGACTTTCTTTGGTATAGGAAGAAAACAATAGGTGCTTATACTGATTCTTATGGTTTTGATGTCTTTGATGAGTGGGGAAGGATGGTTCCTGATCCTGGAAGATGGCCTTCCTCTCAAGGTGGAAAAGGGTTTTCTGAAGTTGCTGGGAAGGTTCATAGCATGGGACTGAAATTTGGGATTCATGTAATGAGAGGTTTAAGTCTACAAGCATTCAATGCTAACACCCTCATACTGGATACCACTACG GGCAAAGCTTATGAGGAGGCTGGTCGACAATGGCGTGCACAAGATATTGGAATTAAGGAGAGGACTTGTGCATGGATGAAAAAtggtttcatgagtgtgaaTACCAAGTTGGGAGCTGGAAGAGCATTCCTTAGGTCGCTCTATCAACAATATGCTGACTGGGGTGTTGATTTTG tgAAACTTGACTGTGTATTCGGTGATGACTTGGATTTAGATGAGATAATCGTTGTTTCAGAG GTATTGAATAAGCTTAGCCGACCTATCATATATTCCTTATCCCCTGGAACTAATGCAAAACCAATCATAGCGAAGGAAGTTAGTGGGTTGGTCAATATGTATCGAGTAACTGGGGATGACTGGGATACTTGGGAAGATGTCTCTGCTCACTTCAACGTTGCGAG GGACTTCACTGCTGCTAACTTAGTAGGAGTCAAGGGCCTGAAGGGGAAATCGTGGCCTGACTTAGATATGCTACCACTTGGATGGCTAACAGAAGCAG GTTCAAATGATGGTCCACACAGATATTGCAGGCTTAATCTGGATGAGCAACATACTCAG GTGACTCTATGGTCCATGGTCAGGTCCCCTCTTATCTTTGGTGGAGATATGagaaagcttgatgatgctaCATTCAGTCTTCTTACGAATCCTACTCTGTTGGAGATTAACTGGTTTAGCTCTAACAACATGGAG TTTCATTACGTGACAGGCTCCTTAAGTTCATCTGGAAAACATAGCTTCAGTAACCATACTGaggataaagaaaaaataaatgtgttGGAGACGAGAGTTTTGGCTTTAAGGAGCTGCAAAGATGTAAAGGCAAATGGCTGGTCTACTAAAGTTCTTGACAATAATGTAGAGAAAGTATGCTGGGAAGAGAACTCAAATAAACGCAAGGCACCTTTTTGTCTAAACAAGAGAGAAGCACTTTCAGCATC AGAAGGGGAGATGGTATATCAGCACCAAAATCTCGAGAGACTTCACTTATTGGTAACAGAGAGAACAGAACTTTGTTTTGGTGCATCTTCAAATAGAAAGCTTACAGCTAACGAGATCAGCAGAGGTTCATTTTCACGGTGCAGATCACATGCCAACCAG ATGTGGGAGAACTACAATGGAACCCTCATGAATAGTTATTCCGGTCTTTGTGCTATCATGGATTTTGtcagag CTTCTTCTGGTGGAATTAGGTCCTGGCTTGCAACTGGAAGGAGAG GAGAGATCTACTTGGCTTTCTTCAATTTGAACAACCAGGTGACAAAAATGTCAGCAAAGATATCAGACATAATCAACGCGATTCATGCTACAAGTTCAAAGTGCTCAGGCACAGAAGTGTGGAGTGGCACAAATCTTGGAGCCATAAAGGATTCAATATCTATGTCAGTAAACGCTCACGGATGTGCATTGTTTGTCTTGAACTGCACATAA